From Pseudodesulfovibrio sp. JC047, one genomic window encodes:
- a CDS encoding MotA/TolQ/ExbB proton channel family protein, producing the protein MDIVTLLGLTVGLALIIGAIVIGGAVDVFINVPGMMIVVGGTLASIMVAFPFEEVIQAFKAAFKIFASRKTRVRDVVNIMVKVAEISRREGLLALENVQTENMVLKKSCQLIADNADPDLIRSTLAIEISSMRRRHQVGQDVFKRLAALAPSFGMMGTLIGLVQMLSQLEDPESIGPAMAVALLTTFYGSAMSTLFFIPMAAKLKARTLQEQLHLEVIFEGAKSILENNNPRLVYEKLSSFLAPAERETQR; encoded by the coding sequence ATGGATATTGTGACACTCCTTGGCCTTACCGTTGGTCTCGCGCTTATCATCGGTGCCATTGTCATCGGTGGAGCTGTTGATGTTTTTATCAATGTTCCCGGCATGATGATTGTTGTTGGCGGCACGTTGGCGTCCATTATGGTCGCGTTTCCCTTTGAAGAAGTCATACAGGCCTTCAAGGCGGCCTTCAAGATTTTTGCTTCTCGAAAGACCCGGGTTCGCGATGTCGTGAACATCATGGTCAAGGTGGCTGAAATCAGCCGACGGGAAGGGCTGCTTGCCTTGGAAAATGTGCAGACGGAAAATATGGTTCTCAAGAAATCCTGTCAACTGATTGCGGATAACGCTGATCCGGATCTCATCCGCTCAACGCTCGCTATCGAGATCAGCTCCATGCGACGACGGCATCAGGTCGGGCAGGATGTCTTCAAACGGCTGGCAGCCTTGGCTCCGTCTTTCGGGATGATGGGAACCCTGATTGGTCTTGTGCAAATGCTGTCGCAGTTGGAAGATCCCGAATCCATTGGTCCGGCAATGGCCGTCGCTCTTTTGACGACATTTTATGGTTCGGCCATGTCCACGTTGTTTTTTATTCCCATGGCCGCCAAGTTGAAAGCACGGACTTTGCAGGAGCAATTACATTTGGAAGTCATTTTCGAAGGGGCGAAGTCCATTCTTGAAAACAACAATCCGAGGCTTGTCTATGAGAAGCTGTCATCCTTCCTGGCCCCGGCAGAACGTGAGACGCAACGATGA
- a CDS encoding precorrin-8X methylmutase, protein MSEITIQNFQKPNDIEAESFRIIDSEVPEPRPYSGHKWEIVRRMIHTTADFEMLDLVRFHDGAIESGTAALKRGAIIVTDTEMAKRGMPVRRLDPLGCTARCLINDPRVVERAQREGMTRAKAAVDIAVNEVKPEIFVVGNAPTALIRLVEHVDNGDISPALVVGMPVGFVNAAESKALLMSRDIPYISIEGRKGGSALAACVINAMAVMVL, encoded by the coding sequence TTGTCAGAAATAACGATTCAGAATTTTCAAAAACCAAATGATATTGAAGCAGAGTCCTTCCGAATCATTGATTCTGAAGTTCCTGAACCGCGTCCTTACTCTGGTCATAAATGGGAAATTGTTCGGAGAATGATTCATACCACAGCCGATTTTGAGATGCTTGATTTGGTTCGATTTCACGATGGTGCCATTGAGTCAGGGACAGCTGCGTTGAAACGTGGTGCCATAATCGTGACGGATACAGAGATGGCCAAGCGTGGGATGCCTGTGCGTCGTTTAGACCCGTTGGGGTGTACTGCCCGTTGTCTTATTAATGATCCACGTGTTGTCGAGCGTGCTCAACGTGAAGGAATGACCCGGGCAAAGGCCGCTGTTGACATCGCGGTCAACGAGGTCAAACCGGAAATATTCGTTGTAGGAAATGCGCCAACCGCGTTGATTCGGCTTGTCGAGCATGTGGATAACGGTGATATTTCTCCAGCGTTGGTCGTCGGAATGCCGGTTGGATTTGTGAATGCCGCCGAGTCCAAGGCTCTGCTCATGAGCCGCGATATCCCATACATTTCCATTGAAGGTCGGAAGGGCGGAAGCGCCTTGGCCGCGTGTGTTATCAATGCAATGGCGGTTATGGTGTTGTGA
- a CDS encoding 2-oxoacid:acceptor oxidoreductase family protein: MKPQQELERFEIRFSGLGGQGIITLGKIMGQGLALGHGYNVTQTQSYGPEARGGSSKCDLVISSGPISYPKAENLDLLVALSQEACNSYYPYLKPGGVLVLESDLVKQPPTNQFLGLPYTALAKEKVGILQAMNTVVLGSLSFLLPFVIQGTMRKSLESILPPKIKAINTKAFNLGHRLAKKEWGEEAGDSWRTE, translated from the coding sequence ATGAAACCGCAACAAGAGCTTGAACGGTTTGAGATTCGGTTCTCAGGTCTTGGGGGGCAGGGAATCATTACCTTGGGCAAAATTATGGGCCAGGGTCTGGCCCTTGGGCATGGATACAATGTGACCCAGACCCAAAGCTATGGTCCCGAAGCCCGTGGCGGGTCCAGCAAGTGTGACCTGGTCATCAGTTCCGGTCCCATCAGTTATCCGAAAGCGGAAAATCTGGACCTGTTGGTTGCGTTATCTCAAGAGGCCTGCAACAGCTATTATCCCTATTTGAAGCCCGGGGGTGTGCTGGTGCTGGAGTCCGATTTGGTCAAACAGCCGCCGACCAATCAATTTCTCGGCCTGCCATATACTGCACTCGCCAAGGAAAAGGTCGGCATCCTTCAGGCCATGAATACGGTGGTTCTCGGCTCCCTGTCCTTTTTGCTTCCCTTTGTCATTCAGGGAACCATGCGGAAAAGTCTGGAGTCCATTTTGCCACCCAAGATCAAGGCGATCAATACCAAGGCTTTCAATTTGGGCCATCGGCTCGCCAAAAAGGAATGGGGAGAAGAGGCCGGGGACTCCTGGCGCACGGAATAA
- a CDS encoding 2-oxoacid:ferredoxin oxidoreductase subunit beta, whose product MSTFTGNEIIHQYLRHNKKFPHVLCAGCGHGIVLGTLIRSIHALEIPKDDVVVVAGIGCSGRLAVYVDFNTIHTTHGRALSFATGIKMANPKLNVITIMGDGDALSIGGNHLIHAARRNIGVTALVLNNSIYGMTGGQSSPATPLGSTTMTNPYGQLDSNFDTVELARGAGANYVARGTVFHVNKLEKIMTEAIQRPGFSVVEAITPCHTQYGRKNKFKNPVEMYKWMKKTAISVERYAELPEDKRAGRLPIGVFVERNRPGFEESYAQLRSKLQAKGGK is encoded by the coding sequence ATGAGTACATTTACCGGAAATGAAATAATTCATCAGTATTTGAGGCACAACAAGAAGTTCCCGCATGTTTTGTGCGCCGGATGCGGACATGGTATTGTTTTGGGCACCCTGATCCGTTCCATTCACGCATTAGAAATTCCCAAGGACGACGTTGTGGTCGTGGCAGGTATCGGGTGTTCCGGGCGATTGGCCGTGTACGTTGATTTCAACACCATTCACACCACCCATGGCCGTGCTTTGAGTTTTGCCACTGGCATCAAGATGGCCAATCCGAAGCTCAATGTCATCACCATCATGGGTGACGGCGATGCGTTGTCCATTGGTGGAAACCATCTCATTCACGCGGCGCGACGAAATATAGGGGTGACCGCTTTGGTGTTGAACAATAGCATTTATGGCATGACAGGCGGCCAGAGTTCTCCGGCAACGCCTTTGGGATCAACCACCATGACGAATCCTTACGGACAGCTCGACAGCAATTTCGACACGGTTGAGCTGGCTCGGGGGGCAGGGGCAAATTACGTGGCTCGTGGAACTGTTTTCCATGTCAATAAATTGGAAAAGATCATGACCGAAGCCATTCAGCGTCCCGGATTCAGTGTGGTTGAAGCCATAACCCCGTGTCATACTCAGTATGGCCGCAAGAACAAGTTCAAAAATCCTGTTGAAATGTATAAATGGATGAAGAAGACCGCGATTTCCGTTGAACGGTATGCTGAATTGCCTGAAGACAAACGGGCCGGACGGTTGCCGATCGGTGTTTTTGTCGAGCGGAATCGACCCGGCTTCGAGGAAAGCTATGCGCAACTCCGGTCGAAATTGCAGGCAAAGGGGGGCAAGTAA
- a CDS encoding PilZ domain-containing protein: MDFEISIPEDQDRLRKAFRTKVPGLTARFPEQNYVLDVMDLSATGCAVLDPEKRFSEKQVLEVELLINKKFFLRGVSSSVMRVLDNGIVGLNFVDLERQKQIKLDKLVLEVQKRLIALRKKKREQG; encoded by the coding sequence ATGGATTTTGAAATAAGCATACCTGAAGATCAGGATCGGTTGCGAAAGGCTTTTCGTACAAAGGTTCCCGGCCTGACGGCCCGGTTTCCGGAACAGAATTATGTTTTGGATGTCATGGATTTGAGTGCCACTGGGTGTGCCGTGCTTGACCCCGAAAAGCGGTTTTCGGAAAAGCAGGTGCTTGAAGTGGAGTTACTCATCAACAAGAAATTCTTTTTGCGTGGTGTATCCTCATCGGTTATGCGAGTCTTGGATAATGGTATTGTCGGGCTGAATTTTGTCGATCTTGAACGACAGAAACAGATCAAGTTGGACAAGCTTGTTCTTGAAGTCCAGAAACGACTGATTGCCTTACGCAAGAAAAAAAGGGAGCAGGGCTGA
- a CDS encoding TRAP transporter permease, translating to MEDKTFDDNNVKGVEYARELAEAEHGMQGDSVGVTRTLTIAIAIMWSLFQLSIASWLIVDTLYIRAFHLAFAILLVFLNVPMMKGNPKWRPDLRFLMIMNRVTILDYVFGILAAFAALYIFIDFDGIAMRYGAPTTRDILFGLMLVGLLLEATRRVIGPALPVIAILFCVYAFLGPYMPDVIAFKGVSLNRFIGQMAMSSEGIYGIPLDVSATIVFLFVLFGTMLEKAGAGHFFIQLALCILGGFKGGPAKAAILGSGLTGMVSGSSIANIVTTGTFTIPLMKKVGYPPTKAGAIEVAASTDGQLAPPIMGAAAFIIAEYVNVPYIEVVKAAAVPAFASYAALIYISHIEASKLGLSGIPRAELPKFFPTLMSGLHFLLPLSMLLYELIALRHSPELAAFRAILVLMGIMLLQKPIRAVLDKQPIVPAIIQSLKDIFLSMAEGARNMAGVAMATAAAGIIVGVVALGLGGLITQIIDVLSGGNIFLMLVITAMASLLIGMGLPTTATYIVMASLTAPAIVSIGGLQGFLVPLMAAHLFCFYFGILADDTPPVGLAAYAAAAIAEAPPIPTGLQGFMYDIRTAILPFMFIFNHDLILHNVDSWPQGILIFVMACIGNFAFASATQGWFIAKNKFYDIPILLSITIVMFRPDFISRLIGLPYDMRYWVYPIGLILWGVMWMIQRPRQKKASALTA from the coding sequence ATGGAAGATAAGACTTTCGATGACAACAATGTAAAAGGAGTGGAATACGCTCGGGAACTGGCTGAAGCAGAACACGGTATGCAGGGCGACAGTGTCGGTGTCACGCGGACATTGACGATCGCCATCGCCATCATGTGGTCCCTGTTTCAATTGTCTATTGCCAGTTGGTTGATCGTGGACACCTTGTATATCAGGGCGTTTCATTTGGCATTCGCCATTCTGCTTGTTTTCTTGAACGTGCCCATGATGAAGGGGAATCCCAAATGGCGGCCTGACCTCCGCTTCCTCATGATCATGAACCGCGTGACCATTCTGGATTATGTTTTTGGTATACTGGCTGCCTTTGCCGCATTGTATATCTTTATTGATTTTGACGGAATCGCCATGCGCTATGGAGCACCGACGACCAGGGATATCCTGTTCGGGTTGATGCTGGTCGGCCTGTTGCTCGAAGCGACCCGCCGGGTTATCGGCCCGGCTTTACCCGTGATCGCCATCCTGTTTTGCGTGTATGCGTTCCTTGGACCGTACATGCCTGACGTTATTGCGTTCAAAGGGGTTTCCCTGAATCGGTTCATAGGACAGATGGCCATGAGTTCCGAAGGTATCTACGGTATTCCGTTGGATGTGTCGGCAACGATTGTCTTTTTGTTCGTGTTGTTCGGAACCATGCTTGAAAAGGCCGGGGCCGGACATTTCTTCATTCAGTTGGCACTCTGTATTCTCGGTGGGTTCAAAGGCGGCCCGGCCAAGGCCGCAATTCTTGGCTCCGGTCTGACCGGCATGGTTTCGGGATCATCCATCGCCAACATCGTGACCACAGGAACCTTCACGATTCCCCTGATGAAGAAAGTCGGGTATCCGCCGACCAAGGCTGGGGCCATTGAAGTCGCGGCGTCCACGGATGGTCAGCTTGCTCCTCCGATCATGGGGGCTGCGGCCTTCATTATCGCCGAGTATGTGAACGTGCCGTATATCGAAGTCGTCAAAGCGGCTGCGGTTCCGGCGTTTGCCTCGTATGCCGCGTTGATTTACATCTCGCATATTGAGGCTTCCAAGCTCGGATTGTCGGGAATCCCCCGTGCCGAGTTGCCGAAATTCTTCCCGACACTCATGTCCGGATTACATTTTCTGTTGCCGTTAAGTATGCTTTTGTACGAACTGATCGCTTTGCGGCATTCCCCTGAGCTGGCTGCCTTCCGGGCCATTCTCGTTTTGATGGGCATTATGTTGTTGCAGAAACCGATCAGGGCAGTGCTGGATAAGCAGCCGATTGTCCCCGCCATTATTCAGAGCCTGAAGGATATTTTTCTTTCCATGGCAGAAGGGGCGCGGAATATGGCTGGCGTTGCCATGGCAACGGCTGCGGCCGGTATTATTGTCGGTGTTGTGGCCCTTGGACTGGGGGGATTGATCACACAGATCATTGATGTCCTGTCTGGAGGCAACATCTTCTTGATGCTGGTCATTACGGCCATGGCGAGTTTGTTGATCGGGATGGGGCTGCCCACCACGGCAACATATATTGTCATGGCGTCCCTGACCGCTCCGGCCATTGTGAGCATCGGTGGATTGCAGGGCTTCCTGGTTCCGCTTATGGCGGCGCATTTGTTCTGCTTCTACTTCGGTATTCTGGCGGATGACACGCCGCCGGTCGGGCTGGCAGCCTACGCTGCCGCAGCCATTGCCGAGGCGCCCCCCATACCAACGGGATTGCAGGGGTTCATGTATGATATCCGAACGGCCATTTTACCGTTCATGTTCATATTCAACCATGACCTTATTTTGCATAACGTTGACAGTTGGCCGCAGGGAATATTGATCTTCGTGATGGCGTGTATTGGAAACTTTGCATTTGCTTCGGCCACGCAAGGATGGTTCATTGCCAAGAACAAGTTCTATGATATTCCGATTCTGTTGAGCATTACGATTGTCATGTTCAGACCTGACTTCATTTCCAGGCTGATTGGTCTGCCGTATGACATGCGGTATTGGGTCTACCCCATTGGTTTGATTTTGTGGGGTGTCATGTGGATGATTCAGCGTCCGAGACAAAAGAAGGCAAGCGCCCTCACGGCGTAG
- a CDS encoding 2-oxoacid:acceptor oxidoreductase subunit alpha, which translates to MPRRKKRKEIFALGNEAVVEGALLAGCSFFGGYPITPSSEIMEIMASRLPALEDGVFIQLEDEIASMGAVVGASLAGRKAMTATSGPGFSLMQENLGYAIMAEAPLVLVNVMRGGPSTGLPTCPAQGDVQQARWGTHGDHPIIVLSASNVQECLDMTITAFNMAEKYRTPVILLLDEVTSHTREKIELPNDGEYEVFSRTVPSMPPEWYKPYEETVRGVPPMPAIGSGYRFHVTGLTHDRNGFPTQRPEEVVELMDRIHRKIDQFFYDIQLVDEVQTDDAEVVVIAYGSVARSAELAVHQARENGVKAGLLKLKTLFPYPRRHTEKLLAHAKTLVVPEMNMGQMSREVKRVNMGQAAVRTINRVDGQIVTPAEILKVIMQG; encoded by the coding sequence ATGCCCAGACGCAAGAAACGCAAAGAAATTTTCGCTCTTGGCAACGAAGCGGTTGTTGAAGGAGCGTTGTTGGCAGGGTGTTCATTTTTCGGCGGGTATCCCATTACACCATCGTCCGAAATCATGGAAATTATGGCTTCTCGTCTGCCCGCTCTTGAAGACGGTGTGTTTATCCAACTTGAAGATGAAATCGCCAGTATGGGGGCCGTCGTCGGCGCATCCCTGGCAGGACGAAAGGCGATGACAGCCACCAGTGGGCCGGGATTTTCCTTGATGCAGGAGAATCTCGGGTATGCGATCATGGCGGAAGCACCGTTGGTTTTGGTCAATGTCATGCGGGGAGGCCCGTCAACGGGGCTGCCGACCTGTCCCGCACAGGGCGATGTGCAGCAAGCTCGTTGGGGAACCCATGGTGACCATCCGATTATCGTGTTGTCCGCGTCCAATGTTCAGGAATGTCTGGATATGACGATTACCGCTTTCAACATGGCCGAAAAGTATCGGACGCCAGTCATACTGTTGCTTGACGAGGTTACTTCTCACACTCGAGAAAAGATCGAATTGCCCAATGACGGGGAGTACGAAGTGTTTTCCCGGACTGTCCCGTCCATGCCGCCGGAATGGTATAAACCGTATGAGGAAACCGTGCGCGGTGTGCCGCCCATGCCTGCCATTGGATCAGGGTATCGGTTTCATGTGACGGGGTTGACCCATGATCGCAATGGATTTCCGACCCAACGCCCTGAAGAGGTCGTTGAGTTGATGGATCGAATTCATCGCAAGATCGATCAATTCTTTTATGATATCCAGTTGGTCGATGAAGTACAGACCGACGATGCCGAAGTGGTTGTCATCGCGTATGGCAGCGTGGCTCGATCCGCTGAATTGGCTGTTCATCAGGCTCGGGAAAACGGCGTCAAAGCTGGGTTACTCAAGTTGAAAACACTGTTCCCGTATCCGAGAAGACACACGGAAAAATTGTTGGCACACGCAAAGACGTTGGTGGTCCCCGAAATGAATATGGGGCAGATGTCTCGCGAGGTGAAACGTGTGAATATGGGCCAGGCCGCGGTCAGGACCATCAATCGCGTGGACGGACAGATCGTCACTCCCGCGGAAATTCTCAAGGTTATCATGCAGGGGTAG
- a CDS encoding FlgO family outer membrane protein: MNKDILVFLILSTTLLTAGCGNRMWEDGKQTTSDGFNYVFDTTPTARPYHETAAIPLIELNYRAADEIYANVGKSELTPKSAIFVSRFTNPQDPGDAAIFGSVMTQQIADRLVQRGVLVTDGTPDVTDYLYAPGTTAEDYKSLTATMSGRLPPRSAMLSGTYVLGDNTIYLSSKVIRLVDSAVVSAHNWTIPITDNVREMLPQLPQNEGMMPTVKNTFE; encoded by the coding sequence ATGAACAAGGACATACTGGTTTTTTTGATACTCTCTACCACACTCCTCACTGCGGGATGTGGTAATCGCATGTGGGAAGACGGCAAACAAACCACATCGGACGGATTCAACTATGTTTTTGACACCACCCCGACGGCACGGCCCTATCATGAGACCGCAGCCATCCCTCTCATTGAACTGAACTACAGAGCGGCTGACGAAATATATGCCAATGTCGGCAAAAGTGAACTCACCCCCAAATCGGCAATCTTTGTTTCTCGGTTCACCAACCCTCAGGATCCCGGCGATGCGGCCATTTTCGGTTCGGTCATGACACAACAAATCGCGGACCGGCTGGTTCAACGAGGAGTGCTGGTCACGGATGGCACCCCCGATGTCACGGACTACCTTTACGCTCCGGGGACCACTGCCGAAGACTACAAAAGCCTGACCGCAACCATGTCAGGTCGATTGCCTCCGCGATCAGCCATGCTTTCCGGCACGTATGTTCTCGGAGACAACACGATCTACCTTTCTTCCAAAGTCATACGATTGGTTGATTCCGCAGTGGTATCCGCCCACAACTGGACCATCCCGATCACGGATAATGTCCGGGAGATGCTCCCGCAACTGCCTCAAAATGAAGGCATGATGCCCACCGTCAAAAACACCTTTGAATAA
- a CDS encoding flagellar motor protein MotB: MKDDDRSIFLQEEEEDGGNEWLTTFADLSMLLLVFFVLLYSMSTIDTHKFSETFSSVTQALQGKMRQISTSRITREEAGVLIDQALMRRQIIESQRKVFAEVKTLQTKKGIEGLVSANFEDGRIVIRVPGDVMFPSGRVTLTPEGARLVATLKDFFIQHKDQTIKIVGYTDNVRPSRRSRFKDNWEFSALRAVNVLRELLKMGIESTRLTATGLAYLNPLVPNSSAEYRAKNRRVEFVLEKRVSGQ; the protein is encoded by the coding sequence ATGAAAGATGATGATCGGTCGATTTTTTTGCAGGAAGAGGAAGAAGACGGCGGCAATGAATGGTTGACGACTTTTGCCGATCTTTCCATGCTGTTGCTCGTCTTTTTTGTCTTGCTCTATTCGATGTCCACCATTGATACCCATAAGTTTTCCGAGACGTTTTCGTCGGTCACACAGGCTTTGCAGGGCAAGATGCGGCAGATTTCTACCAGTCGGATTACCCGGGAAGAAGCCGGGGTGCTCATCGATCAGGCTTTGATGCGTCGTCAGATCATTGAATCTCAACGCAAGGTTTTTGCCGAGGTCAAGACGTTGCAGACCAAGAAAGGCATCGAGGGACTGGTCAGTGCGAATTTCGAGGATGGCCGAATTGTCATTCGGGTACCGGGTGACGTCATGTTTCCTTCTGGTCGAGTGACGCTTACGCCCGAAGGCGCACGGCTGGTCGCAACGCTCAAGGATTTTTTCATTCAGCACAAGGATCAGACGATCAAGATTGTCGGATATACGGATAATGTCCGTCCGAGTCGGCGATCGCGTTTCAAGGATAATTGGGAGTTCTCCGCATTGCGTGCAGTGAATGTCCTGCGGGAATTACTGAAGATGGGAATAGAGTCCACCAGATTGACCGCCACGGGTCTTGCCTATCTGAATCCACTGGTTCCGAACTCATCCGCTGAATATCGAGCCAAAAATCGGCGTGTTGAATTCGTGCTTGAAAAACGGGTATCGGGTCAGTAG
- a CDS encoding amino acid ABC transporter ATP-binding protein: MAMIEVQKLHKWYGDFHVLQGITESVNKGEVLAICGPSGSGKSTFIRCINRLEEYQKGQILFDGKDILDKDVNVNDLRAEIGIVFQQFNLYPHLTVLKNVTLAPIKVKNVPKDEAETVALSLLERVGIHDQAHKYPSELSGGQQQRVAIARSLAMKPKVMLFDEPTSALDPEMINEVLNVMKDLAREGMTMLCVTHEMGFAREVCDRVLFMDGGVVVEQAAPEEFFKNPQHERTKNFLKEIL; encoded by the coding sequence ATGGCAATGATAGAAGTGCAGAAGCTGCACAAATGGTATGGCGATTTTCATGTATTACAGGGGATTACCGAGTCCGTGAATAAAGGGGAAGTGCTCGCGATTTGCGGTCCTTCCGGGTCTGGTAAATCCACGTTTATTCGCTGTATCAATCGGTTGGAGGAGTACCAAAAGGGACAAATCCTGTTTGACGGCAAGGATATTCTGGATAAGGATGTCAACGTCAATGATTTGCGGGCCGAGATCGGTATCGTGTTCCAGCAGTTTAATCTGTACCCCCATCTGACTGTGCTGAAAAATGTCACGTTGGCTCCTATCAAAGTGAAGAATGTTCCCAAGGACGAAGCTGAAACCGTTGCGCTCAGTTTGCTTGAACGGGTGGGAATCCACGATCAGGCACATAAATATCCGTCCGAGTTGTCTGGTGGACAGCAGCAGCGTGTCGCCATTGCCCGGTCTTTGGCCATGAAGCCCAAGGTCATGCTTTTTGATGAGCCGACATCCGCTCTGGATCCAGAGATGATTAATGAAGTCCTGAATGTCATGAAGGATTTGGCCCGCGAGGGGATGACCATGCTTTGTGTCACCCATGAAATGGGTTTTGCCCGCGAAGTGTGCGACCGGGTGTTGTTCATGGATGGCGGTGTCGTGGTCGAACAGGCGGCACCGGAAGAATTTTTCAAGAATCCACAGCATGAGCGGACCAAAAATTTCCTGAAGGAAATTCTGTAA
- a CDS encoding 4Fe-4S binding protein yields the protein MARKDKGKNKVTVYPDWCKGCGICVEFCPGNVLELNDQGKSSVVREENCIRCGFCELHCPDFAIVVKDKDPESDQKVDRTVMSKDVTQNESEGK from the coding sequence ATGGCCAGAAAAGACAAGGGAAAGAACAAAGTCACCGTTTACCCGGATTGGTGCAAGGGGTGCGGCATTTGTGTCGAATTTTGTCCGGGCAACGTGCTTGAGTTGAATGACCAAGGCAAGTCCTCGGTGGTTCGGGAAGAAAACTGTATCCGTTGTGGTTTTTGTGAGTTGCATTGTCCCGATTTTGCGATTGTGGTCAAGGACAAGGACCCTGAAAGCGATCAGAAGGTTGACCGGACAGTGATGTCCAAGGACGTCACACAGAACGAGAGTGAGGGAAAGTAG
- a CDS encoding purine-nucleoside phosphorylase, with protein MEYHKKIQHSAAYIQEKLGKVQGQTVALVTGTGLGALADAIENPISIPYEAIDEFPVSTVKSHTGQLISGTLEGLPVLALQGRFHLYEGFSAQEATHNIRVLGELGIKTLILTNAAGALNPSFATGSPMVIEDQINLTGHTPLRGENVDTWGERFPDMCSAYDPALRQLAISTALELGIRLERGVYMQIMGPNMETPAETRMYRNLGADAIGMSTCLEAIAAHHMGIRLLGLSCLTNKNLPDCMKKVPLDAVIAQAEKSSAAMIQLIRALLKKMVGTAE; from the coding sequence ATGGAATACCATAAAAAGATACAACATTCTGCCGCATACATACAGGAAAAGTTAGGCAAAGTTCAAGGACAGACTGTCGCTCTGGTGACCGGAACCGGTCTTGGGGCACTGGCTGATGCCATTGAAAACCCGATTTCCATTCCCTATGAAGCCATCGATGAATTCCCGGTTTCCACGGTCAAGAGTCACACCGGGCAACTAATTTCAGGCACGCTTGAAGGTCTCCCCGTGCTTGCCCTTCAGGGACGATTCCATCTGTATGAAGGATTTTCCGCGCAGGAAGCCACACACAACATCCGCGTTCTCGGAGAACTCGGAATCAAGACATTGATCCTCACCAACGCAGCGGGTGCGCTCAACCCCTCATTTGCAACCGGATCTCCCATGGTCATCGAGGATCAGATTAACCTGACAGGACACACTCCGCTTCGAGGAGAAAATGTGGACACCTGGGGTGAACGATTCCCGGACATGTGCTCCGCCTATGACCCGGCATTGCGACAACTGGCGATATCCACGGCTCTGGAGTTGGGCATCCGACTGGAACGGGGTGTGTATATGCAAATCATGGGACCAAACATGGAAACTCCGGCCGAAACCCGCATGTATCGAAACCTGGGAGCCGACGCCATCGGCATGTCCACCTGTCTGGAAGCGATCGCTGCGCACCATATGGGTATCCGCCTGCTCGGCCTGTCCTGCCTGACCAACAAAAACCTGCCGGACTGCATGAAGAAGGTCCCTCTGGATGCCGTGATTGCCCAGGCTGAAAAATCCTCGGCAGCCATGATACAACTTATTCGTGCGCTCCTAAAGAAAATGGTCGGGACAGCCGAATAG